The following proteins are encoded in a genomic region of Sneathiella marina:
- a CDS encoding branched-chain amino acid ABC transporter permease has product MFYRESGQFSSSYKQDQAIFPLRQDRIGLILILLVAFFGVPLVASDYLISAIFIPFLILALAALGLNVLTGYAGQLSLGTGGFMAVGAFMAYKFATGMPEMPIVLVLLMGGLMSAGVGIMFGIPSLRIKGFYLAVATLAAQFFIEWLFIKVGWFTNYSASGVITAPPLAIGLPFTSLEYVFDTSAKKYIFTLCFVVVLALATKNLIRSHIGRGWMAIRDMDIAAEIIGFKPLQTKLSAFAVSSFLCGVAGALWAFVHLGTVEPEAFGINRSFSILFMIIIGGLGSIMGAFIGAAFITLLPIFLNNVPPMLGMNLAVDLVVHIEFMVFGIMIVFFLIVEPHGLARLWSIGKEKLRTWPFPY; this is encoded by the coding sequence ATGTTTTATCGTGAATCCGGGCAATTCAGCTCCAGCTACAAACAAGACCAGGCAATTTTTCCCCTTCGGCAGGATCGCATTGGATTGATTTTAATCCTCTTAGTTGCCTTTTTCGGCGTGCCATTGGTTGCAAGCGATTATCTGATCTCGGCTATTTTTATACCATTTCTGATATTGGCTCTTGCAGCCTTGGGCTTGAATGTGCTGACGGGATATGCAGGTCAATTGTCGCTTGGGACGGGCGGATTTATGGCGGTCGGTGCTTTTATGGCCTATAAGTTTGCCACGGGTATGCCTGAAATGCCTATAGTTCTAGTCTTGTTGATGGGCGGCCTAATGTCAGCTGGCGTAGGTATCATGTTTGGTATACCCAGCTTGCGAATTAAGGGCTTTTATTTGGCGGTGGCCACATTGGCAGCGCAATTCTTTATCGAATGGCTTTTTATTAAAGTTGGTTGGTTCACGAATTACAGTGCGTCAGGTGTTATTACGGCACCACCACTCGCTATCGGGTTGCCATTTACAAGCCTGGAATATGTTTTTGATACATCAGCGAAAAAGTATATATTCACCCTTTGTTTTGTAGTTGTTTTGGCATTGGCTACAAAAAACCTGATTCGCAGCCATATCGGCCGCGGTTGGATGGCGATCCGCGATATGGACATAGCGGCTGAGATTATTGGTTTCAAACCATTGCAGACAAAACTGTCCGCTTTTGCCGTAAGTTCGTTTTTGTGTGGTGTTGCAGGTGCTCTCTGGGCTTTCGTACATTTGGGAACGGTTGAGCCAGAGGCTTTCGGTATTAACCGATCTTTTTCGATTTTGTTTATGATTATTATTGGCGGCCTGGGTAGTATTATGGGGGCCTTTATCGGCGCGGCTTTTATAACGTTGCTCCCGATTTTTCTGAATAATGTTCCGCCAATGCTTGGAATGAATTTGGCTGTGGATCTTGTAGTTCACATTGAGTTCATGGTGTTTGGAATCATGATTGTATTCTTTCTTATTGTTGAGCCGCATGGGCTTGCAAGACTATGGAGTATTGGTAAGGAGAAATTGCGAACCTGGCCATTTCCATATTGA
- a CDS encoding ABC transporter substrate-binding protein, translated as MGLQDYGVLVRRNCEPGHFHIEPLLEIGKSLLFIYCLATIYYLGGWNRFFRDSSGRKMMKFKNMFLSVVGAAVLAAPFTAPAPAAAEESLYLPSLVYRTGPFAPGGVPFADGFADYWAMINERDGGVGGAKVITDECEFGYNTDRGVECYERTKNNNKGALVYHPLSTGVTYALADRVVSDKINIVSMGYGRSDAGDGAAFPYIFPMSTNYWGQATAILKYMGTMSGGTIEDLKGKKVALVYLDIAYGKEPIPLFEAAAKKFGFEIQLYPVSFPGIEQKATWLQIRRNRPDFITMWGWGVMNQTAIKEASNINFPSDHFIGNWWSGAEVDTVPAGAAAKGYKSAAFSGSGKDFPVIQDIEKYVYAKGNGAGADQVGTVLYNRAVASQVLVHEGILLAQKKFGVASITAEQLRWGLENIDMTPERAKALGAQGIVPNITVTCENHVGVGGGVKIQQWDGSNWSMITDWIQPIDEMVQPAIKASADKYLQEKGLTRATCK; from the coding sequence ATGGGCTTGCAAGACTATGGAGTATTGGTAAGGAGAAATTGCGAACCTGGCCATTTCCATATTGAACCGTTGCTTGAAATAGGTAAGAGCTTGCTTTTTATCTATTGCCTTGCGACGATATATTATCTCGGCGGCTGGAACCGCTTTTTTCGAGATTCATCTGGGAGGAAAATGATGAAATTTAAGAATATGTTTTTAAGTGTGGTTGGTGCAGCCGTATTGGCAGCCCCGTTCACAGCTCCGGCACCCGCCGCAGCAGAAGAAAGCCTGTATCTGCCTAGCCTAGTGTATCGTACAGGACCATTCGCGCCGGGTGGTGTCCCGTTCGCTGATGGGTTTGCGGACTATTGGGCCATGATCAACGAGCGTGATGGCGGCGTCGGCGGCGCAAAAGTCATCACAGATGAATGTGAATTTGGCTACAATACTGACCGTGGTGTTGAATGTTACGAGCGGACTAAAAACAACAATAAGGGCGCTTTGGTTTATCATCCGTTGAGCACAGGTGTGACATATGCGCTGGCGGATCGTGTTGTTTCAGACAAGATCAATATTGTTTCCATGGGCTATGGTCGCTCAGACGCTGGTGATGGCGCTGCATTTCCATATATCTTCCCAATGTCCACAAACTATTGGGGACAGGCGACAGCAATCTTGAAGTATATGGGTACGATGTCTGGCGGCACAATTGAAGATCTTAAGGGTAAAAAAGTTGCCCTTGTTTATCTTGATATAGCCTACGGTAAAGAACCTATTCCGCTTTTTGAAGCAGCAGCCAAGAAATTTGGTTTCGAAATCCAATTGTATCCAGTATCTTTTCCTGGTATCGAGCAAAAAGCCACATGGCTGCAAATTCGTCGGAATCGTCCAGACTTCATTACCATGTGGGGTTGGGGTGTAATGAACCAGACGGCTATCAAGGAAGCCTCCAATATTAACTTTCCCAGCGATCATTTTATTGGTAACTGGTGGTCAGGCGCGGAAGTTGATACCGTTCCTGCAGGTGCAGCAGCAAAGGGCTACAAAAGTGCAGCCTTCTCTGGCTCCGGCAAAGATTTCCCTGTCATTCAGGATATCGAGAAATATGTCTATGCCAAAGGTAATGGCGCAGGTGCGGATCAAGTAGGTACTGTGCTTTATAACCGTGCAGTTGCCTCTCAAGTATTGGTTCACGAAGGCATTTTGCTGGCACAAAAGAAATTCGGTGTTGCATCCATCACAGCCGAACAGCTTCGCTGGGGCTTGGAAAATATCGATATGACACCTGAGCGTGCGAAAGCACTTGGTGCACAAGGTATTGTTCCAAACATTACAGTCACTTGTGAAAACCATGTAGGCGTTGGCGGTGGTGTTAAAATTCAACAGTGGGATGGTTCCAATTGGTCAATGATCACAGATTGGATTCAGCCAATTGATGAAATGGTGCAACCTGCGATTAAAGCCTCTGCGGACAAGTATCTGCAGGAAAAAGGTCTTACACGCGCGACTTGTAAATAA
- a CDS encoding ABC transporter ATP-binding protein has translation MSTSKEPLLTVNNIEVIYDHVILVLKGVSLEVQEGAIVSVLGANGAGKTTTLKAISNLLRSERGEVTKGNIEYNGTDITEKSPSELVTEGVIQVMEGRHCFEHLTVEENLLTGAYTRKGGRAAINKELEKVYHYFPRLKERRTSLAGYISGGEQQMVAVGRALMAEPNLILLDEPSMGLAPQLVEEIFEIVKRLNEETGVSFLVAEQNATIALKYAHYGYILENGRVVMDGNASDLASNEDVKEFYLGLGGDGRKSFRDVKHYRRRKRWLA, from the coding sequence ATGAGTACTTCTAAAGAACCGCTTTTGACGGTCAATAATATCGAGGTCATTTATGACCATGTTATCTTGGTTTTAAAAGGCGTTTCTTTGGAGGTGCAAGAGGGCGCTATCGTCTCTGTTCTCGGCGCTAATGGTGCTGGTAAGACAACCACTCTCAAAGCCATTTCGAACCTCCTCCGCTCCGAGCGTGGGGAGGTTACGAAAGGCAACATCGAATATAATGGAACTGATATTACCGAAAAGTCGCCATCAGAACTGGTGACTGAAGGGGTTATTCAGGTCATGGAAGGACGGCATTGTTTCGAGCATTTGACCGTAGAGGAAAACCTTCTAACCGGCGCTTACACAAGAAAAGGTGGCCGCGCTGCCATCAATAAGGAACTTGAAAAAGTTTATCATTATTTTCCCCGTCTTAAAGAACGCCGGACATCATTAGCTGGATATATTTCCGGCGGTGAACAGCAGATGGTCGCCGTTGGCCGCGCTCTAATGGCGGAACCAAATCTGATTCTTCTCGATGAGCCATCAATGGGTCTGGCACCGCAATTGGTTGAGGAAATATTCGAAATCGTCAAGCGATTGAATGAAGAAACCGGGGTAAGCTTTTTGGTTGCTGAACAAAATGCAACCATTGCGTTGAAATATGCCCATTACGGTTACATCCTCGAAAATGGCAGAGTTGTCATGGACGGAAATGCGTCCGACTTGGCCAGCAATGAAGATGTGAAGGAATTTTATCTAGGCCTGGGCGGAGATGGCCGGAAAAGTTTTCGGGATGTAAAACATTATCGCCGCCGCAAACGCTGGCTGGCATAA
- a CDS encoding phenylacetate--CoA ligase family protein, producing the protein MTAADTYYDSLETRDEDQRNQEQFHALADQISHAKSNSTYFAEILDGVDANSINDFKALSALPVTRKSDLIAQQKKSPPFGGLNAEPVDKLANIFMSPGPIYEPGQEVKDYFRMGRAMWAAGFRPGDLVHNTFSYHMTPAGMMMESGARAVGCPVFPAGVGNTEMQLQAISELRPKAYVGTPSFLRILLEKGQEADLDMSSITQASVGGEALPPSLRSTLIDLGMQSVVQSYGTADVGLIAYESDAMEGMIIDEGVIVEIVRPGTGDPVAPGEVGEVLVTCFNKTYPLIRFATGDMSAILEGQSPCGRTNARIKGWMGRADQRAKVKGMFVDPSQVAAVHKRHDEIQKVRLVVSSDNNVDAMTLKCEMRTVANDQLKAAIEESIQNLCKVRGSVEFVAAGSLANDGMVIDDVRTYE; encoded by the coding sequence ATGACTGCCGCAGACACGTATTACGATTCCCTAGAAACCCGTGATGAAGATCAGCGCAATCAGGAGCAGTTTCACGCTCTTGCGGATCAAATCTCACATGCAAAATCGAATTCTACATATTTTGCAGAGATACTAGATGGTGTTGACGCGAATTCGATCAACGATTTTAAAGCTTTGTCAGCCCTACCGGTTACAAGAAAGTCAGATTTGATAGCCCAGCAAAAAAAATCCCCTCCCTTTGGTGGATTGAATGCTGAGCCAGTAGATAAACTTGCGAATATTTTCATGTCCCCGGGCCCGATTTATGAACCAGGCCAGGAAGTGAAGGATTATTTTCGCATGGGCCGTGCTATGTGGGCCGCAGGCTTTCGTCCCGGAGATTTAGTGCATAACACTTTTTCTTATCACATGACGCCTGCCGGAATGATGATGGAAAGTGGTGCGCGAGCAGTTGGCTGCCCCGTATTTCCTGCGGGAGTTGGAAATACGGAAATGCAGCTTCAAGCTATCAGTGAATTGCGGCCTAAGGCCTATGTTGGAACTCCCTCATTTCTTCGGATTTTGCTTGAAAAAGGGCAGGAGGCAGATCTTGATATGTCCTCCATTACGCAAGCAAGCGTTGGCGGTGAAGCTTTACCGCCTTCCCTTCGGTCAACATTAATTGATTTAGGAATGCAATCCGTCGTCCAATCTTATGGAACGGCGGATGTCGGCTTAATCGCCTATGAGAGCGATGCCATGGAAGGCATGATTATCGACGAAGGTGTGATAGTGGAAATTGTGCGCCCAGGGACCGGTGATCCTGTTGCCCCCGGCGAAGTGGGAGAGGTTCTGGTTACCTGCTTTAACAAAACCTATCCTCTCATCAGATTTGCAACTGGTGATATGTCCGCGATACTGGAAGGTCAAAGCCCATGTGGCCGAACTAACGCCCGAATTAAAGGCTGGATGGGACGGGCGGATCAACGGGCGAAAGTTAAAGGTATGTTTGTTGACCCTTCCCAGGTTGCTGCGGTTCATAAACGCCATGATGAAATTCAAAAGGTAAGACTTGTCGTGAGCAGTGACAATAACGTGGATGCCATGACGTTAAAATGTGAGATGCGTACCGTGGCGAATGACCAGCTCAAGGCCGCCATTGAAGAATCCATACAAAATCTCTGCAAAGTAAGAGGATCTGTGGAATTTGTAGCTGCCGGAAGCCTGGCGAATGACGGCATGGTCATTGACGACGTTCGAACTTACGAATAA
- the ccmA gene encoding heme ABC exporter ATP-binding protein CcmA produces MSLSVEKLTCVRSDHLVFEDVSFDVPAGEALWIRGQNGAGKSSLLRICATLLKPVQGDLKWQGKSCFDDPERYLNQLLYVGHQDALKSALTVAENLNFWAEYLGEGTIDHALSEFELGPLRETPTGFLSAGQKKRVNLARLLIVKAPLWILDEPFSSLDQTYVELMKNHMDRHLEEGGTILYSTHQPLSLSVSSTLDLDAMVSQ; encoded by the coding sequence ATGAGCTTAAGCGTTGAAAAATTAACCTGTGTCCGTTCGGATCATCTTGTTTTTGAAGATGTCTCCTTTGATGTACCGGCAGGAGAGGCACTTTGGATCCGGGGACAGAACGGTGCCGGGAAATCTTCACTTTTACGAATTTGTGCGACTTTGTTAAAGCCCGTCCAAGGGGACTTGAAATGGCAGGGTAAAAGTTGTTTTGATGATCCGGAAAGATATCTTAATCAGCTCCTGTATGTTGGTCATCAAGATGCGTTGAAATCGGCGCTGACGGTGGCAGAAAACTTGAATTTCTGGGCAGAGTATCTCGGCGAAGGAACTATTGACCATGCGCTTTCCGAATTTGAACTTGGTCCTTTACGGGAAACACCGACCGGATTTTTGTCAGCTGGTCAAAAAAAGCGGGTAAATCTGGCCCGGCTGCTTATTGTTAAAGCACCGCTTTGGATTTTGGACGAACCCTTTAGCTCACTAGACCAAACTTACGTAGAACTGATGAAGAATCACATGGACCGTCACTTAGAAGAGGGCGGGACAATTCTTTACTCAACACATCAACCTCTTAGTCTGAGCGTATCCTCTACACTTGATCTGGATGCGATGGTGAGCCAATGA
- the ccmB gene encoding heme exporter protein CcmB, whose amino-acid sequence MRRFHSILRRDLKLSYRQGSAISLSLSFFVIVILLFPLGVGPELNILSRISAGVVWVGALLACLLTLDRIFQADYEDGSLDLLVLGSLPLEMLILGKVCAHWISSVLPLIVISPILALSLNMNPAGIWVMMLALLIGTPTLSLIGAIGAALTVGMRRGGVLLSLLVLPLYIPVLIFGVAAVEAAIAVLPVSSHLMLLSGISLGALVVGPVAAAAALRLTFD is encoded by the coding sequence ATGAGAAGGTTCCATTCCATTCTTCGGAGAGATTTGAAACTGAGCTATCGACAGGGTAGCGCCATTTCTCTAAGCCTTAGTTTTTTTGTTATTGTTATCCTTTTGTTTCCGCTAGGTGTCGGTCCGGAACTGAATATTTTATCCAGGATTTCTGCTGGTGTAGTATGGGTCGGCGCGCTCCTTGCTTGCCTGTTGACACTGGATCGTATTTTTCAAGCGGATTACGAGGATGGTTCTCTTGACTTGCTAGTTTTGGGCTCTTTGCCTTTAGAAATGCTGATCCTCGGGAAAGTCTGCGCGCACTGGATATCCTCCGTTCTACCTCTTATTGTCATATCGCCCATATTGGCTTTGTCCCTGAACATGAATCCCGCAGGGATCTGGGTGATGATGTTGGCGTTACTTATCGGAACGCCGACTTTGAGCTTAATAGGAGCAATTGGTGCTGCATTGACTGTTGGAATGCGCCGCGGCGGCGTATTATTGTCGCTTTTGGTTTTACCTCTATATATACCTGTACTGATTTTTGGTGTTGCTGCCGTTGAGGCGGCAATTGCTGTATTACCGGTTTCCTCGCATCTAATGCTATTATCCGGTATTTCATTAGGCGCGTTAGTAGTTGGGCCGGTGGCCGCAGCTGCGGCTTTGCGACTAACATTTGACTAA
- a CDS encoding heme ABC transporter permease, translating to MAIDLHKYANPRRFLKIISAIYPWSVAVTVILLVAGLYLGLFVAPPDYQQGETVRIMFVHVPAAWMALSIYTMMAVSSAVGLIWKHPVADLSAKAAAPIGASFTFLALVTGSLWGQPMWGTYWVWDARLTSMLVLLFLYLGYMAIWESFEDPNKAAKAATILILVGAINVPIIKFSVDWWNTLHQPASVATLQGPKIHSSILMPLLIMGSAYTSFFVMVWIIRVKAEILGRRLRILQMNALRDK from the coding sequence ATGGCGATTGATTTACATAAATATGCCAACCCTCGACGGTTCTTGAAGATTATCTCGGCGATCTATCCATGGTCTGTTGCGGTGACGGTTATCCTGCTGGTCGCTGGACTATATCTCGGGTTATTCGTTGCTCCACCTGACTATCAACAAGGCGAAACCGTTCGGATAATGTTTGTACATGTGCCGGCTGCCTGGATGGCATTGTCGATTTACACGATGATGGCGGTATCTTCGGCAGTCGGGCTGATCTGGAAACATCCCGTCGCTGATTTATCCGCCAAAGCGGCCGCTCCGATTGGGGCTAGCTTCACCTTTCTAGCACTTGTGACAGGATCCCTGTGGGGGCAACCGATGTGGGGAACTTACTGGGTATGGGACGCCCGATTAACAAGCATGCTTGTTCTATTATTTTTGTATCTTGGCTATATGGCTATTTGGGAAAGTTTTGAGGATCCAAATAAAGCTGCGAAAGCTGCGACTATCCTCATTTTAGTAGGCGCCATAAATGTTCCCATCATTAAATTTTCAGTGGACTGGTGGAATACGTTGCATCAACCAGCAAGCGTCGCAACTCTGCAAGGTCCTAAGATACATAGCTCAATTCTGATGCCTTTGTTAATTATGGGCTCAGCCTATACATCTTTCTTCGTGATGGTCTGGATAATCCGGGTGAAAGCGGAAATATTGGGGCGTCGGCTGAGAATTTTGCAAATGAATGCCCTGCGGGATAAGTAG
- the ccmD gene encoding heme exporter protein CcmD yields the protein MGGYAVFIWPSFAISAICLFSLYIWSQSKLKSVEKKLNAAEQQHPNRRRATSTPSSKGTV from the coding sequence ATGGGTGGGTACGCTGTTTTTATATGGCCATCATTTGCCATTTCCGCGATCTGCCTTTTTTCCCTGTATATCTGGAGCCAATCGAAACTCAAATCTGTTGAGAAAAAACTAAATGCGGCTGAACAACAACATCCGAATCGGCGGCGTGCTACATCAACTCCTTCATCGAAGGGTACCGTATGA
- the ccmE gene encoding cytochrome c maturation protein CcmE translates to MTRKKQRLYFVIAGMSILAIAAALVLTSFEDSLVFFHSPSDLAEKPVPPGRTFRLGGLVEEGSVIKQGVIVQFRVTDMAEAVPVTFEGLLPDLFREGQGVVTEGQLNEDGVFVASNVLAKHDENYMPPEVAESLKKSGHWQPEGNK, encoded by the coding sequence ATGACACGTAAAAAACAACGATTGTACTTTGTCATTGCGGGAATGAGCATCCTCGCAATTGCGGCGGCATTGGTGTTGACCTCTTTTGAAGACAGCCTCGTGTTTTTTCATAGCCCGTCTGATCTTGCTGAAAAACCTGTTCCTCCAGGAAGAACCTTTCGTTTGGGTGGGTTGGTCGAAGAGGGAAGCGTCATCAAGCAGGGGGTAATTGTTCAATTTCGTGTCACTGACATGGCTGAGGCAGTGCCGGTCACCTTCGAAGGGTTGCTGCCTGATTTATTTCGCGAAGGTCAGGGGGTTGTCACGGAAGGCCAGTTGAATGAGGACGGCGTGTTTGTTGCCTCCAATGTTCTGGCTAAACATGATGAAAATTATATGCCGCCTGAAGTGGCTGAAAGCCTAAAAAAATCCGGACATTGGCAGCCTGAAGGAAACAAATAA
- a CDS encoding heme lyase CcmF/NrfE family subunit — protein MVAELGQFVLVLALITAICQGVLPLVGAHYQNMALMKLADNASFVQFAALTGAFICLTIGYVTSDFSILNVASNSHSLKPLLYKISGVWGNHEGSLLLWVWILALFGFAVALFGRNLPDSLKARVLAIQGLIGVGFLLFVLFTSNPFERLSPAPFDGNGLNPLLQDPGLAFHPPFLYLGYVGLSVTFSFAIAALIEGKVDPAWARWVRPWTLAAWAFLTIGIALGSWWAYYELGWGGWWFWDPVENASFMPWLAATALLHSAIVVEKRDTLKNWTILLAIIAFSLSLLGTFLVRSGVLNSVHAFASDPARGVFILMFLIFVIGGSLVLYAVRAPAMKGGGLFAPISREGALVLNNLLLSTAAATVLLGTLYPIFLDAFTGEKVSVGPPYFNATFLPLAVPLVIAMAFGPFLPWKRADLGSALSRLKFALFAALIVLGLTWWLQTDGPLLAMVGMGLFAWLLIGSLIEWTDRIKLFRAPLSSSWRRMVNLPRSAHGMTVAHIGVALVVLGITASEAWQSERLGIMKPGETVIVGGYDFRFEGAEQITGPNYNALRGTFTASSGSGAGYQMFPEQRVYTDPPMMTTEAAIRPMLTADLYVVIGDEDGTGGYATRIYHKPFISWIWLGCLTMFFGGFLSLSDRRLRLGAPKKRQLEIKGEKAPNQI, from the coding sequence ATGGTTGCTGAGCTTGGCCAATTTGTCCTGGTGCTGGCACTGATAACGGCTATTTGTCAGGGTGTTTTGCCGCTTGTTGGAGCTCATTATCAGAACATGGCGCTGATGAAGCTTGCTGATAATGCGTCTTTTGTTCAGTTTGCTGCTTTGACGGGTGCCTTTATTTGTCTGACGATAGGGTATGTGACCAGTGATTTTTCAATTCTAAACGTCGCCAGTAATTCGCATTCCCTCAAACCGTTGCTCTATAAAATCAGCGGTGTGTGGGGTAATCATGAAGGATCACTTCTTCTCTGGGTTTGGATATTAGCGCTGTTTGGTTTTGCCGTGGCTCTGTTTGGCCGCAATCTTCCGGACAGTTTGAAGGCACGGGTTCTAGCCATTCAGGGATTGATTGGTGTCGGATTTCTTCTTTTCGTGTTGTTTACATCAAACCCGTTTGAACGTCTAAGCCCGGCGCCCTTTGATGGGAACGGGCTCAATCCTCTACTGCAGGACCCGGGTCTCGCCTTTCATCCGCCATTTCTGTATCTGGGTTACGTTGGTCTTTCCGTTACCTTTTCATTCGCAATAGCCGCATTAATTGAAGGCAAAGTCGACCCGGCCTGGGCGCGGTGGGTCCGCCCCTGGACGTTAGCAGCATGGGCTTTTCTAACTATTGGTATTGCGCTTGGTTCCTGGTGGGCATATTACGAATTGGGATGGGGAGGTTGGTGGTTCTGGGACCCTGTTGAAAATGCGTCCTTTATGCCGTGGCTGGCCGCGACCGCGCTTTTGCATTCCGCCATTGTTGTTGAAAAACGCGATACTCTGAAGAACTGGACAATTTTGCTGGCCATTATTGCGTTTAGCCTGAGTTTACTTGGAACTTTCCTGGTTCGATCCGGTGTATTGAATTCCGTTCATGCGTTCGCGTCGGATCCGGCGCGGGGTGTATTTATATTGATGTTCCTGATATTTGTCATCGGCGGTTCCCTGGTCCTTTATGCCGTGCGGGCGCCGGCGATGAAAGGTGGCGGATTATTTGCCCCCATAAGTCGGGAAGGTGCATTGGTTCTGAATAATCTATTGTTATCCACCGCGGCTGCGACAGTCTTACTCGGAACACTTTACCCCATTTTTCTGGATGCGTTTACCGGAGAGAAGGTTTCTGTTGGGCCGCCCTATTTCAACGCGACCTTTTTACCACTCGCCGTACCGTTGGTAATTGCCATGGCGTTTGGCCCATTCCTTCCCTGGAAAAGAGCAGATCTTGGAAGTGCTTTGTCGCGATTGAAATTTGCCTTGTTCGCGGCATTAATTGTCCTCGGCCTGACCTGGTGGCTACAAACAGATGGACCTCTATTGGCCATGGTCGGTATGGGCCTTTTTGCCTGGTTATTAATCGGTTCTCTTATTGAATGGACGGATCGTATTAAGCTGTTTCGCGCACCACTCAGTTCCAGTTGGCGGCGTATGGTGAATTTACCGCGCAGCGCCCATGGTATGACAGTTGCCCATATCGGCGTGGCGCTGGTCGTCCTCGGTATCACAGCTTCTGAGGCGTGGCAGTCCGAAAGACTTGGCATCATGAAGCCCGGAGAAACAGTCATTGTCGGGGGATATGATTTCAGGTTTGAGGGTGCAGAACAGATTACAGGACCTAATTATAATGCACTTCGTGGCACGTTTACCGCCTCTAGCGGTAGTGGTGCAGGATATCAGATGTTTCCGGAGCAGCGGGTTTATACGGATCCGCCGATGATGACGACGGAAGCTGCAATCCGCCCGATGCTGACCGCAGATTTATATGTTGTTATCGGGGATGAAGACGGGACTGGCGGATACGCGACCCGCATTTATCACAAACCGTTTATTTCCTGGATCTGGCTTGGGTGTTTGACCATGTTTTTTGGCGGCTTTCTGAGTTTGAGCGATCGACGTTTGCGACTGGGTGCGCCGAAAAAGAGACAGTTAGAAATCAAGGGCGAAAAAGCGCCCAATCAAATATAA
- a CDS encoding DsbE family thiol:disulfide interchange protein, translating into MRFRFLAPVLTFSAIAVIMWYALFNLDPSEIPSELVSKPVPEFSLSGVPGYGPDLSSTDLKTGKITLLNVFASWCVACLAEHPLFMELKKQGNVEIYGLNYKDKPDAAASWLKRNGNPYVRTGMDEKGRVGIDFGVYGVPETFVIGPEGKILDKIIGPVTQDIYEQRIAPLLQGNNS; encoded by the coding sequence ATGCGGTTTCGATTTTTGGCACCGGTGTTAACATTTTCGGCCATCGCCGTGATTATGTGGTACGCCCTTTTCAATCTGGATCCCTCGGAAATACCCTCTGAATTGGTGAGTAAACCGGTTCCAGAATTTTCGCTGTCCGGAGTTCCGGGATATGGCCCTGATCTATCATCCACTGACCTTAAAACCGGCAAAATTACGCTTCTCAATGTTTTCGCCTCATGGTGCGTGGCTTGTCTGGCAGAGCATCCACTTTTCATGGAATTGAAGAAGCAGGGAAATGTCGAAATTTATGGGCTAAACTATAAAGATAAACCCGATGCGGCCGCCAGCTGGCTTAAACGCAATGGTAATCCTTATGTCCGGACAGGAATGGATGAGAAGGGGCGGGTTGGAATAGATTTTGGTGTGTATGGAGTACCAGAAACCTTTGTCATTGGTCCGGAGGGAAAAATATTGGATAAGATTATCGGGCCTGTTACCCAGGATATCTACGAACAGCGGATTGCACCACTTCTTCAGGGGAATAATTCTTGA
- a CDS encoding cytochrome c-type biogenesis protein — protein sequence MRAIFRSGLVATIFAVLVIASAGAVFVEKRLDDPAQETRAREISEGIRCLVCQNQSILDSNADLARDLRQIIRERIVAGDSDAEVKTFLVVRYGDWVLLDPPFKLRTAILWLGPLAFFLLGGTAVIMFLRGRGSAGDVETLPLTAEEEASFKQISPDDKDELPK from the coding sequence TTGAGGGCGATATTTCGATCAGGTTTGGTAGCGACTATATTCGCAGTTCTGGTTATCGCGAGCGCCGGCGCAGTTTTTGTGGAAAAGAGACTGGACGATCCTGCGCAGGAAACCCGAGCTCGTGAAATTTCTGAAGGTATCCGCTGTCTCGTCTGTCAAAATCAATCGATTCTGGACAGCAATGCGGATTTGGCACGCGACCTGCGCCAGATTATCCGGGAACGTATTGTCGCCGGAGATTCGGATGCGGAGGTCAAGACCTTTCTTGTTGTTCGATATGGAGATTGGGTATTGCTAGATCCACCCTTTAAACTCCGTACAGCCATCTTATGGCTGGGGCCGTTGGCATTTTTCCTCCTCGGTGGAACCGCAGTCATCATGTTTCTTCGGGGCCGTGGTAGTGCCGGGGATGTCGAAACACTCCCGTTGACTGCTGAAGAAGAAGCCAGTTTCAAACAAATTTCGCCTGATGACAAGGATGAGTTGCCGAAATGA